The window ACttccttaattttattatgccgtgtattattttttgatctctttttgacaaaaaaaaaaaccttatttatttttatttttttttgtaaaaaataacaatCTTTTGTAAAACCTTAGTGTAAATAATCAAAATGGTGGAAggatatttatgtcaaaatgtgttatttttcaataaaaaaaatgagatggattatattaaaaattttggtgaTTATTTcacctaaattaattttttaaacaaactatTTTACTCGGACTAGAATTTAGAAATTTGTACTAAaatagttatttaaaaatataatttttatgattaaaatatatatatattagaaaaatggtgttttaaaaaattgtattttaaaaacacaattttaataaagttttaaaaatataattatttacttaaataaataaataaataaacaaagccATTCTTGAAGGTGGAAAGAAGATTCGCGGCACATTCTTCATCATTGGCCGCTATATGTCTCTGTTTCCGCCGTTGATACCCTAACCACCACAACCATGGCTCGACCCACAAGGACAAGGACAAGGCCAAGGCCACCATCCTCCTCCTCCACCATCACCACGACCCTAACCCTAGAAAACCCATCTCCATCGCAACCTCAACAACCccaacagcagcagcagcagcagcagcaaacGACGCTGGTGCTGCGGCTGAATCCCAAGAAGAAGGTGACATGGAAGGAGGGCACTGTCGACAACGAGTTCCTCCAGAGGAAGAGCTCCAAGAAGTGCTGCATCTTCCACAAAGAGAAGCCCTTTGACGAGGACGATAGCGATGACGACGACCACCATCATCACCATCATGATCATGGCTGTCGCAAATCCGACGCCGGAAATCAATCTGGTGAGGCTGGCTCCAGTGGGTGCGGTGgtctttgatttctttattaatttggttttggttttgttaTAAGTGTAAAAATCGAATACTTCTTCTTATATTTGTAAACAGATTGTGTTTTGGATGTGACGAGGTAAGATTTTTAGGTTTCCGGCAAGGTAGGAAAAGTGGGAATTattgattcaaaataaat is drawn from Vitis riparia cultivar Riparia Gloire de Montpellier isolate 1030 chromosome 18, EGFV_Vit.rip_1.0, whole genome shotgun sequence and contains these coding sequences:
- the LOC117906275 gene encoding protein phosphatase 1 regulatory subunit INH3-like, with amino-acid sequence MARPTRTRTRPRPPSSSSTITTTLTLENPSPSQPQQPQQQQQQQQQTTLVLRLNPKKKVTWKEGTVDNEFLQRKSSKKCCIFHKEKPFDEDDSDDDDHHHHHHDHGCRKSDAGNQSGEAGSSGCGGL